The following coding sequences are from one Aeromicrobium duanguangcaii window:
- a CDS encoding prenyltransferase/squalene oxidase repeat-containing protein, producing MKSPVRQRALIAVASGAIALSTAVAVAPAATAAPNSYAYSAARWLEDQLTGGLVHNPNYGGFDDYGLSLDVFFALNQLDTRAATQARIVQAVSADVATYTTYDDGSKVTFYPGSGGKLAVAVEAAGGDASDVNGADLIGQIEKLTDDATGAIDPGLTYGGVGQTWATRALVAAGSDEADESVAFLLSKQCPNGSFLQDYAAACGSTVEVDSTAFAVIALAEAREAGHDGLADELAAAAKALASAQAADGSFVGNGTPNTNSTGLAASALRLAGQDGAAGSAAAWIVRHQVTDARAEDTALANEIGAVAYDGAAMKTGMDEGITDESRDQWIRATSQAAAGVQAQLSSTKVAVTRSGTFVAAGRAASVRATGLRPGEKYTASVVGGGTARGTVPANGVVAASVTTPAGTATRTVTVTGSRGNRAGSTSVTVLGPRKLTVAKARTKVKRAKVQKIVARGLVAGEPVRIQYRGKVVKRGVASSKGTFTYRFKVGRKTGTAKVVVRGAFAGRQGATSFKVVK from the coding sequence ATGAAGTCACCCGTGCGCCAGCGCGCCCTGATCGCCGTCGCCTCCGGCGCGATCGCCCTCTCGACGGCCGTCGCCGTCGCTCCCGCCGCCACCGCGGCGCCGAACAGCTACGCGTACTCCGCGGCGCGATGGCTCGAGGACCAGCTCACCGGCGGTCTCGTCCACAACCCGAACTACGGCGGCTTCGACGACTACGGGCTGTCACTCGACGTGTTCTTCGCGTTGAACCAGCTCGACACGCGGGCCGCGACGCAGGCCCGCATCGTCCAGGCCGTCAGCGCGGACGTCGCGACCTACACCACCTACGACGACGGCTCGAAGGTCACGTTCTACCCGGGGTCGGGCGGCAAGCTCGCGGTCGCCGTCGAGGCGGCGGGCGGCGACGCCTCGGACGTGAACGGCGCCGACCTGATCGGCCAGATCGAGAAGCTCACCGACGACGCCACCGGAGCGATCGACCCGGGCCTGACCTACGGCGGCGTCGGCCAGACCTGGGCCACCCGCGCCCTGGTCGCCGCGGGCAGCGACGAGGCCGACGAGTCCGTGGCGTTCCTGCTGTCGAAGCAGTGCCCGAACGGCTCGTTCCTGCAGGACTACGCCGCCGCGTGCGGCTCGACGGTCGAGGTCGACTCCACGGCGTTCGCCGTGATCGCCCTCGCCGAGGCGCGGGAGGCCGGTCACGACGGCCTCGCCGACGAGCTCGCGGCGGCGGCGAAGGCCCTCGCGTCGGCCCAGGCTGCGGACGGCTCCTTCGTCGGGAACGGCACCCCGAACACGAACTCGACCGGTCTGGCGGCGTCGGCGCTGCGCCTGGCCGGCCAGGACGGGGCCGCCGGGTCCGCGGCGGCGTGGATCGTGAGGCACCAGGTCACCGACGCCAGGGCCGAGGACACGGCGCTGGCCAACGAGATCGGTGCGGTCGCCTACGACGGCGCCGCGATGAAGACCGGCATGGACGAGGGCATCACGGACGAGAGCCGTGACCAGTGGATCCGCGCCACCTCGCAGGCGGCGGCCGGGGTTCAGGCCCAGCTGTCGTCGACGAAGGTCGCGGTGACCCGCTCAGGGACGTTCGTCGCTGCCGGTCGCGCCGCCTCCGTGCGGGCCACGGGCCTGCGCCCGGGTGAGAAGTACACGGCCTCCGTCGTCGGCGGCGGCACGGCGCGCGGCACCGTCCCGGCGAACGGTGTCGTGGCGGCCTCCGTCACGACCCCGGCCGGCACGGCCACCCGGACCGTCACCGTCACGGGGTCGCGCGGCAACCGCGCCGGCTCCACGTCGGTCACCGTCCTGGGCCCGCGCAAGCTGACCGTCGCCAAGGCACGCACGAAGGTCAAGCGCGCCAAGGTGCAGAAGATCGTCGCGCGCGGACTCGTCGCCGGCGAGCCGGTGCGGATCCAGTACCGCGGCAAGGTCGTCAAGCGCGGCGTCGCCTCGTCGAAGGGCACGTTCACGTACCGGTTCAAGGTCGGCCGCAAGACCGGCACGGCCAAGGTGGTCGTGCGCGGCGCGTTCGCCGGTCGTCAGGGCGCGACCTCCTTCAAGGTCGTGAAGTGA
- a CDS encoding endo alpha-1,4 polygalactosaminidase has product MTFVVSLVLAVVTAVTPIALPPAGGTADYQLGGAYRPAASVDIVVRDRTAKPASGVYSVCYVNAFQTQPGRLSWWRKKHPGLLLRDGKGRLVRDRDWPGEVLLDLRTAKKRAAAARIARRWFAGCAERGFRAVEPDNLDSWTRSKKLLKRSHARAHARLLVRAAHAERLAIAQKNTAGLNGRKLGFDFAVAEECEVYRECGRYTRMYGRRVIEVEYTDNGRKAFDRACRARGSKISVVLRDRDLVARGRPGHVFRTC; this is encoded by the coding sequence ATGACGTTCGTGGTCTCGCTGGTGCTGGCCGTGGTCACCGCGGTCACGCCGATCGCGCTGCCCCCGGCGGGAGGAACGGCCGACTACCAGCTCGGCGGGGCCTACCGCCCGGCCGCGAGCGTTGACATCGTGGTCCGCGATCGCACCGCGAAACCGGCCTCCGGCGTCTACTCGGTCTGTTACGTGAACGCCTTCCAGACGCAGCCGGGCCGGCTGTCGTGGTGGCGGAAGAAGCACCCCGGACTGCTGCTGCGCGACGGCAAGGGCCGCCTCGTGCGGGACCGCGACTGGCCCGGTGAGGTGTTGCTGGACCTGCGCACGGCGAAGAAGCGCGCGGCTGCGGCCAGGATCGCCCGGCGGTGGTTCGCCGGCTGCGCCGAGCGCGGTTTCCGCGCCGTCGAGCCGGACAACCTCGACTCGTGGACCCGCTCGAAGAAGCTGCTGAAACGCTCGCACGCCCGGGCCCACGCCAGGCTCCTGGTCCGCGCCGCGCACGCCGAGCGACTGGCGATCGCCCAGAAGAACACAGCCGGGCTGAACGGCCGGAAGCTGGGCTTCGACTTCGCCGTCGCCGAGGAGTGCGAGGTGTACCGCGAGTGCGGCCGGTACACCCGGATGTACGGGCGACGCGTGATCGAGGTCGAGTACACCGACAACGGCCGCAAGGCGTTCGACCGGGCGTGCCGGGCACGGGGCAGCAAGATCTCGGTGGTGCTGCGTGACCGAGATCTCGTGGCGCGCGGGCGGCCCGGGCACGTCTTCCGCACGTGCTAG